From the genome of Terriglobia bacterium:
GGCGGCGGTGTCGTGGTTCGCGGTTGCCGGCACGCCGCTGCCGCAAGCCCTCTTGATGATTTTCCCGGGTTTGGCATTTACCGGAATGCTGCTCCTCGGCAGTGATCAGATCCTGGAAGCCGCTCAAAAATCAGCAAGGACACAGCCGGCCAGGATTGCCGCCGTGCCGATCATACTCTGGGCCCTGTATGCCGGTTATGCGACGGGAATGGGGATTGCTAACGTGAGAGGCCTGACGACAATGGCGGTGTATTTGAGCGTTCCGTTCCTTGTGTTCGCTGTATCGTCCAAGGCCGAACCGCTGGTGATCCTCTGGATCTGGCTGCCGTTGGAACTGGGCATCGTTCGCCAGATTCTGGTCGCGAAGATGCCGGGCCCGGACCTGCATTACGCCTTTGCCCAGCTGCTGGCGATCGATGCGGGCCTTGTCGCTTTTATTGTCTGGAACGGAACGCCGAACGTCGGCTTTCGCTTCGAGGTGGATCGCACTTACATTCGAGCCGGCCTCGCGAGCTTCGTGATGTTTGCCGTCATCGCGATTCCCCTGGGCTTTGCGATCGATTTCATCCACTACAGCTTTACGCTGAAAAAGTTATATTCCGCTATCCCCGTGTTCGCCGGAATATTCCTCTTCACGGCTTTGCCTGAAGAATTCCTCTTTCGAGGTTTAATTCAAAACTGGCTCGAACGTGTGACTCGGAGACGGGTCGTCAGCCTGGTAATCGCAGCGCTCATATTCGGCGCATCGCATCTCAATAATGGTCCACCCATTCCGAACTATCGGTATTGTCTGATGGCGACGATCGCCGGGATCTTCTACGGCAGCGCCTGGAGCGCTACGGGAAGCCTGATGGCTTCTGCTCTAACCCACGCGCTGGTGGATACCGTCTGGAGCGTGGTGTTTAGATGATGATGCAGGCTTGGGCCGCAGGGGAAGTCCTTTTCGTTTTCGCCGGGGTGGTGGCATACATCTGGCGGTTGCAGTTCAGGTTTCCGGACTTCGCAGTTGTCCTGCTGGTCTTTATTCTTCTGACGTTTTTGCTGCATCGGGACCGGTTGCAGGACCTGGGATTCGGGTCTCGAGGACTGTGGAACGGAATCAGGCTGCTGGCGCTGCCGACGCTCATCATCGCTGCCGTTCTCATCGTTGCCCGTCTACCGGCCGCGTTTTTCACAGTCAATAGATTGTATGGACTGGGAAGGTATTTCGCCTGGTGTCTGCTTCAGGAGTTCGTTTTGCAGTCGTTCTTCGGCAACAGGTTGTTGCTCATCATGAAAAATCCCAAGCGTGCGGCGTGGATGAACGGCGTGTTGTTCGCCGCCGTGCACATGCCAAACCCCGTGCTCGTACCGGTGACGTTCTTAGGCGGCTATATCCTGACGCGCGTGTTTTTCGCAACGCGCAACCTTGTGCCGCTCGCTTTATCGCAGGCGATTATAGGAAGTCTGTTGTCTGTAGCACTGCCGGTGGCATGGCATCACGGGTTGAGAGTTGGTCCGGGTTTCTACCGGAGAAATCAGCCATAGGGGACAGTTACTGCGACGCCGGTTTTGCCAGCGCGGCTTCAATGGCAGCGGTGACGTCATGCGATTCGGGCTCAACAGCGGAGCGAAATCTGCCGATAATCTGGCCGTCGCGGCCGATCAGAAACTTTTCGAAATTCCACTGAATCTCGCCGGGGAACTTCGGATCGGTGGTTCGCGAAGTCAGATAATCGAATAGTGGAACTTTCCCCGCTCCGAGTACCGGCACTTTGGAAAACAAGTCAAATGTCACGCCATAGTTGGCTTTGCAGAACTGCTGAATTTCACCGTCCGACCCGGGTTCCTGCTGGCCGAAATCATTCGACGGGAATCCGAGAAGCGCCAGGCCTTGGGCGGCATACTTCTGATGCAGCTTCTGCAGGCCTTCATACTGGTAGGTGTAACCGCACTCGCTCGCCGTGTTGACGATGAGCACGACCTTGCCTTTGTACTTCGAAAGGTCAACAGGCTGGCCGTTCAGGCTGTTCATTTTAAAACTGAGCACGTCGGGCACCTTGCCTCCATTCTTGGTTTGAGCCGTTTGCAGCCCAGCTGCCGCCACCACCAGGATCGCCGCAAGAAGTATGTTGCGCATCGGAACCTCCGCTGATTCAGAATTGCAGGATACCGTGAAATTAGCGATTTCCGCTCGCTAAAACGTCTTTGAAAGTGACGGCCATGGCGGTGATATCGTCGGACTGTGGCACGCCTGCCGCGAAGATGCGCACTTCCGCCAGCACGTTAGTAACGATGTCTTCCGCCGATCCGCCCGGGGTCCGGCCGAGCAACTTGTGCAGGCGTTCGTCGGAGAAGAATTCCCCGGTCGCGCTGGCGGCTTCGGTAACGCCGTCCGTATAAAGGAAGATCGTCTCGTCCGGCTGCATCGTCAGTCGGCCGGTTTCAAAGCTCGCCGTTTCGAAGGCGCCCGCGATCATTCCGGACGGCTCCGTCAGCTGCCGTGAGTCGCCGCTTTTCGAAATGAGATACGGCGGATTGTGTCCCGCAATGCAGTATTCCAGTTCACCGGTATGGGTGTGGAGTATGCCGTAGAACACCGTCACAAACATCGCAGTATCGCTCTGCTGGGTCAGGACATCGCTCGTATATTTGACGCATTCGCCGGCAGAGCCGCCTTGCAAGGCGGTGGCTTTAAGTAATGTCCGGCACACGGCCATGAAGATGGCGGCGGGAACACCCTTGCCCGACACGTCGCCGATCACGAAGGCCAGCCGGTCGGTATCGATCAGGAAAAAATCGTAAAAGTCGCCGCCGACTTCGCGCGCGGGCGTCATCTGCGCAAAGATTTCGAATTCCGTTCGACCCGGGAACGGAGGAAACTGCCGCGGCAAAATCGACTGCTGAATGCGCGCAGCAACGCCGAGTTCATGCTGAATCGCAGTGAGCTCTTCGCGCGCCTGCAATCCCTGTTTGATCGTTTCCAGTTCCTGGATCGTCTTGTTGAGAGTCGTTTCGAAATCGGCAAAATCGATCGGTTTGATCAGAAAATCATAAGCGCCGCGGTTCATCGCGGTGCGGATGTTCTGCATGTCGCCGTAGGCGGAGACAATGACGGCTTTGAGAATCCGGTTAATGTCGGTCAGCCGCGACAACAAGGTCAACCCGTCCATCACGGGCATGTTGATATCGCTCATGATGACGTCCAGAGTGGGATCGTCCTTCAGCCGGTTCAGCGCTTCCTGCCCGTTGTGCGCGAATACGAACTCGAATTCGCCGTCCTTGATCCGCTTGCGGAAGCGCTGCCGGATCAAGACTTCAAGATCCGGCTCATCATCGACGATCAATACTTTAAAGGCCATTCCAGGCACCCTCTAGGTGGTCTTCATCTTCGGCAACGTGATAATAAACTCCGCGAACTGACCGGGCTCGGATTCCACCCGGATTTCCCCTTTGTGCTGCTGCACCACAATCTCGA
Proteins encoded in this window:
- a CDS encoding type II CAAX endopeptidase family protein, translated to MKRYRLSAPAATIAGLAIAAAAVSWFAVAGTPLPQALLMIFPGLAFTGMLLLGSDQILEAAQKSARTQPARIAAVPIILWALYAGYATGMGIANVRGLTTMAVYLSVPFLVFAVSSKAEPLVILWIWLPLELGIVRQILVAKMPGPDLHYAFAQLLAIDAGLVAFIVWNGTPNVGFRFEVDRTYIRAGLASFVMFAVIAIPLGFAIDFIHYSFTLKKLYSAIPVFAGIFLFTALPEEFLFRGLIQNWLERVTRRRVVSLVIAALIFGASHLNNGPPIPNYRYCLMATIAGIFYGSAWSATGSLMASALTHALVDTVWSVVFR
- a CDS encoding CPBP family glutamic-type intramembrane protease, yielding MMMQAWAAGEVLFVFAGVVAYIWRLQFRFPDFAVVLLVFILLTFLLHRDRLQDLGFGSRGLWNGIRLLALPTLIIAAVLIVARLPAAFFTVNRLYGLGRYFAWCLLQEFVLQSFFGNRLLLIMKNPKRAAWMNGVLFAAVHMPNPVLVPVTFLGGYILTRVFFATRNLVPLALSQAIIGSLLSVALPVAWHHGLRVGPGFYRRNQP
- a CDS encoding glutathione peroxidase, which translates into the protein MRNILLAAILVVAAAGLQTAQTKNGGKVPDVLSFKMNSLNGQPVDLSKYKGKVVLIVNTASECGYTYQYEGLQKLHQKYAAQGLALLGFPSNDFGQQEPGSDGEIQQFCKANYGVTFDLFSKVPVLGAGKVPLFDYLTSRTTDPKFPGEIQWNFEKFLIGRDGQIIGRFRSAVEPESHDVTAAIEAALAKPASQ
- a CDS encoding SpoIIE family protein phosphatase is translated as MAFKVLIVDDEPDLEVLIRQRFRKRIKDGEFEFVFAHNGQEALNRLKDDPTLDVIMSDINMPVMDGLTLLSRLTDINRILKAVIVSAYGDMQNIRTAMNRGAYDFLIKPIDFADFETTLNKTIQELETIKQGLQAREELTAIQHELGVAARIQQSILPRQFPPFPGRTEFEIFAQMTPAREVGGDFYDFFLIDTDRLAFVIGDVSGKGVPAAIFMAVCRTLLKATALQGGSAGECVKYTSDVLTQQSDTAMFVTVFYGILHTHTGELEYCIAGHNPPYLISKSGDSRQLTEPSGMIAGAFETASFETGRLTMQPDETIFLYTDGVTEAASATGEFFSDERLHKLLGRTPGGSAEDIVTNVLAEVRIFAAGVPQSDDITAMAVTFKDVLASGNR